A genomic segment from Oncorhynchus keta strain PuntledgeMale-10-30-2019 chromosome 9, Oket_V2, whole genome shotgun sequence encodes:
- the igsf9a gene encoding protein turtle homolog A isoform X2: MGPKRDSFLDVTMVTALCLLWVTHGQKPEVRAKVGGVVEMACRLPLPYAGESVPLHVVEWVRQGFDIPVLMKFGVYAPRVHPNYEGRVSLVRNTVLRVKGLLIEDQGLYECRILLLDKTTDETRNGTWTLLSVTAPPIFSKTPPPVMEALVGNPLSLACVAHGNPPPTITWAKDGTLIEGDKVEVLSGTLSLRAVDREAGGQYECLASNAEGNVTHVTKVKVKGPPVIVIPPKDTSLNMTQDAQLQCQALADPPNMTYVWQREGENVYHIEALKSRVKIMVDGTLLITRITPDDSGNYTCMPTNGLLTPPTASANLTVTHPAQALLMPPQTYLPTGLGGLVSCPVRAQPPLLRVDWTKDGQPLDLAMYPGWTLTSEGSVFMATANDDATGVYTCTPYNSYGTMGQSGPTTVILQDPPSLSVCPRKEYRQEVGRMLVIPCQTTGDPAPSITWSKVGPATRSQYAVAANGSLLLLPLSKDHQGEWMCSVTNRVATVKASTLISVLGTSPHAATLVSVTPGAKQANVSWEPGFDGGYTQKFTVWLKQMSVGDSGEKQEWLSVPVPSSSGSSLQVTGLVPATEYQFSVLPHNKVGTGPFSEIATTRTLNPLPRRAKLEPPTSLSANQSLAGIVLQWSPYSQFLPITGFVLQSRTEQGEWFNLDEDIGANRSVMIVPGLRKDCVYELRLLSRRGELLSEPSPSVNVSTMGMDMYPATSRFLEFVPEPLLAGVMGGVGFLCLALILVLGTVCIFSHKRDQRRRKMTDDLPPAIYKSPPSTSLASSPDSVLKQKLLPSHCHPHYPGSHSSCSSSQSDHSSFGRDSHSEYKDQRQQLLSCPPPPPHYAAHHHHHLPRIGSSPNSPLEFISRGPDGRFIELPYDQVSAPSSNTMRSLRKDFPQSTGVQRSVSLRSEKRVGREPPFVLSVDLPPCGGTDPNPTTRVRAMAKHLSLHGRFYLDEEKDSCAGHPDKSSLYSDSNSDMSPQPSLEESNPGYPSLKRAVQPATASTLVLQMEHEKETGNLSRCLKLAREREELERELRKYTLDSNATLDGKRGGPGSDEVRWREFEECDPIWKPQDNTSPHSHPHHLSHPHHLSHPQVNRGCSSRAKGPSPPSYIIWEASPLTSATSLVPAHQTPSERTAALNCDPPLTQCPSLSPVTQHPFRSERPECHSKRRVSQQLLDRQEGMDTARVKTHTGLCDETNISTELKRGDLESHEWNGKSNQCNVSISHKSKPDVSVNKVPGSWRVELARSQPCEESSLHTSVDLSECVEMTVDEPEDEGSMDPPTNPIRHQRHAHQVNNESPLAEKDHRGPQTMKGHRAHPLAHRKSPVPREEREKWHRRSSRSRSPATIQPPRPALRKAISLGGFQNRNGSNHQRSQSLDSRRQSLGNFLTPDAWVDSLSQENCSSPFSFRPDSVFFEPENSLAPETPTHTEAPLASLPHPPRHLPPRTPDLPAGPHSSSVKHMGVICTSKA; encoded by the exons ATGGGACCAAAAAGAGACTCTTTTCTGGATGTTACCATGGTGACGGCACTGTGCCTTCTGT GGGTCACTCATGGTCAGAAGCCAGAGGTGCGTGCCAAGGTAGGGGGTGTGGTGGAGATGGCGTGTAGACTGCCACTCCCTTACGCGGGTGAGTCTGTGCCCCTGCACGTGGTGGAATGGGTGCGCCAGGGATTCGACATCCCAGTCCTAATGAAGTTTGGAGTGTATGCTCCTCGGGTGCATCCCAACTACGAGG GCCGTGTGTCTCTGGTGAGGAATACTGTCTTAAGGGTGAAGGGGCTCCTCATAGAGGACCAGGGCCTGTACGAGTGTCGTATCCTCCTGCTGGACAAAACCACAGATGAGACCCGCAATGGCACCTGGACCCTGCTGTCTGTCACCG CTCCTCCTATTTTCAGCAAGACCCCTCCCCCTGTCATGGAGGCTCTAGTGGggaatcctctctctctggcctgcgTTGCCCATGGTAACCCACCACCCACCATAACCTGGGCTAAAGATGGTACTCTCATTGAAGGAGATAAGGTTGAG gtTCTGAGTGGAACGCTGTCTCTCAGAGCAGTGGACAGGGAGGCAGGAGGACAGTATGAATGTCTCGCCTCCAATGCGGAGGGCAATGTGACTCATGTGACAAAAGTTAAAGTCAAAG GTCCTCCAGTCATTGTTATCCCCCCGAAGGACACCTCCCTCAACATGACCCAGGATGCCCAGCTGCAGTGCCAGGCTTTGGCTGATCCTCCCAACATGACCTAtgtgtggcagagagagggagagaatgtctACCACATAGA GGCTCTGAAGTCCCGTGTGAAGATCATGGTGGACGGCACCCTGCTCATCACCCGCATTACCCCAGACGATTCTGGGAACTATACCTGCATGCCCACCAACGGACTGTTGACTCCGCCTACTGCATCTGCCAATCTCACTGTGACAC aCCCTGCCCAGGCTCTCCTGATGCCACCACAGACATATCTCCCCACAGGCCTGGGAGGTCTGGTCTCCTGCCCCGTGAGAGCTCAGCCACCCCTGCTCCGCGTCGACTGGACCAAGGATGGACAGCCACTGGATCTGGCCATG TACCCAGGATGGACGTTGACATCTGAAGGCTCGGTGTTCATGGCGACTGCCAATGATGATGCAACAGGCGTATACACGTGTACCCCCTACAACAGCTACGGGACCATGGGCCAATCAGGGCCCACGACAGTCATCCTACAG GACCCCCCGTCACTCAGCGTGTGTCCCCGTAAGGAGTATAGACAGGAGGTTGGGAGAATGCTTGTTATTCCCTGCCAGACCACTGGAGATCCAGCCCCTAGTATAACCTGGAGCAAG GTTGGACCTGCCACACGCTCTCAGTACGCTGTAGCAGCTAACGGCTCCCTGCTGCTGCTTCCTCTCAGTAAAGACCACCAGGGGGAGTGGATGTGCAGCGTTACAAACCGCGTGGCCACTGTCAAAGCCAGCACTCTCATCTCAGTGCTGG gCACCAGTCCCCATGCTGCCACCCTGGTGTCTGTCACTCCAGGGGCGAAGCAGGCCAATGTCTCCTGGGAACCAGGCTTTGATGGGGGATACACCCAGAAATTCACAGTCTG GTTGAAGCAGATGTCTGTTGGTGACAGTGGGGAGAAACAGGAGTGGCTCTCTGTGCCTGTGCCCTCCTCCTCTGGCTCCAGTCTGCAGGTGACTGGGCTGGTCCCTGCCACAGAGTACCAGTTCAGTGTCCTGCCACACAATAAAGTTGGCACTGGGCCTTTCAGCGAAATCGCCACCACCCGAACTCTGA ATCCACTCCCAAGGAGAGCGAAACTAGAGCCACCCACAtcgctgtcagccaatcagagcTTGGCAGGTATAGTCCTGCAGTGGTCCCCCTATTCTCAGTTCCTGCCCATCACTGGATTTGTCCTCCAATCGCGCACTGAGCAAGGGGAGTGGTTCAATCTGGACGAGGACATTGGTGCCAATAGGAGTGTGATGATCGTTCCAGGTCTGCGCAAG GACTGTGTGTACGAGCTGCGGCTGCTGTCCCGGCGAGGGGAGTTGCTGAGCGAGCCCAGTCCATCAGTCAACGTCTCCACCATGG GGATGGATATGTACCCTGCCACTTCCCGCTTCCTGGAGTTTGTTCCCGAGCCGCTATTGGCTGGAGTGATGGGCGGCGTGGGCTTCCTGTGTTTGGCCctcatcctggtcctggggaccgtGTGTATCTTCAGTCACAAGAGAGACCAGCGACGCAGGAAGATGACAGATG ATCTCCCTCCTGCCATCTATAAAAGCCCCCCCTCAAC GTCGCTTGCTAGCAGTCCAGACAGTGTGCTGAAGCAGAAGCTCCTCCCTTCCCACTGCCACCCCCACTATCCCGGTTCccactcctcctgctcctcctcccagtCAGACCACTCCTCCTTTGGCAGAGACAGCCACAGTGAATACAAGGACCAGCGCCAGCAGCTGCTCTCCtgccccccacctcctcctcactATGCcgcccaccaccatcaccacctcccCAGGATAGGCTCTTCCCCCAATTCCCCTCTGGAGTTTATCTCTAGAGGTCCAGACGGTCGCTTCATTGAGCTGCCCTACGACCAGGTCTCCGCCCCCTCCTCCAACACCATGAGATCCCTGAGGAAAGACTTCCCACAATCCACTGGGGTCCAGAGGTCAGTGTCCCTTCGCTCTGAGAAGAGGGTGGGGAGGGAGCCGCCTTTTGTCCTCTCAGTGGACCTACCCCCCTGTggtggaactgaccccaaccccaCGACCAGGGTCCGGGCCATGGCCAAACACCTCTCCCTCCACGGACGCTTCTACCTGGATGAGGAGAAGGACAGTTGTGCTGGACATCCAGACAAGAGTAGTCTCTACTCAGACAGTAACTCAGACATGTCCCCCCAGCCAAGCCTGGAGGAAAGCAATCCAGGATACCCATCCCTAAAGCGGGCTGTCCAGCCAGCCACTGCCAGCACCCTGGTCCTGCAGATGGAGCATGAGAAGGAGACCGGCAACCTGAGCAGGTGTCTGAAGCTGGcccgggagagagaggagctggagagagagctaCGGAAGTACACACTTGATAGTAACGCTACTTTAGACGGCAAGAGAGGGGGACCAGGCAGCGACGAGgtgaggtggagagagtttgaagAGTGCGATCCAATATGGAAACCTCAGGACAACACTTCACCACACAGTCACCCCCATCATCTCAGTCACCCCCATCATCTCAGTCACCCCCAGGTCAACAGGGGGTGCTCAAGCAGGGCCAAAGGCCCTTCACCCCCGTCCTATATTATCTGGGAGGCCAGCCCTCTCACTTCAGCCACCAGCCTTGTCCCAGCACATCAGACCCCCTCTGAGAGGACAGCGGCCCTCAACTGTGACCCTCCACTCACCCagtgtccctctctgtctcctgtcacACAACACCCCTTCAGGTCAGAGAGACCAGAGTGTCACTCTAAGAGGAGGGTGAGCCAACAGCTACTAGACAGGCAGGAAGGGATGGATACTGCTAGGGTCAAGACACacacagggctttgtgatgaaacTAACATATCAACAGAGCTGAAGAGAGGTGACTTGGAGTCACATGAATGGAATGGCAAGAGCAATCAATGTAATGTCAGCATTTCACACAAGTCTAAGCCAGATGTCTCTGTCAACAAAGTGCCTGGTTCATGGAGAGTGGAGTTAGCAAGGTCACAGCCATGTGAAGAGTCATCTCTACACACATCGGTTGATCTCTCAGAATGTGTAGAAATGACTGTGGATGAACCAGAGGATGAAGGCTCGATGGATCCTCCTACAAATCCCATAAGGCACCAGAGACATGCCCATCAGGTAAACAATGAGTCCCCATTGGCTGAGAAAGACCACAGAGGACCACAGACCATGAAAGGCCACAGAGCCCATCCATTGGCCCACAGGAAAAGCCCAGTGCCTAGGGAGGAGCGGGAGAAGTGGCACAGGAGGTCATCTCGGAGCAGAAGCCCAGCTACCATTCAGCCTCCTAGGCCGGCGCTCAGGAAGGCTATCAGTCTCGGAGGCTTTCAGAACAGGAACGGCAGCAACCACCAACGCAGCCAGAGTCTAGACTCCAGGAGACAATCCCTGGGTAACTTCCTGACGCCTGATGCCTGGGTCGACTCTCTCAGCCAGGAGAActgctcctctcccttctccttccgCCCAGACTC
- the igsf9a gene encoding protein turtle homolog A isoform X1: MGPKRDSFLDVTMVTALCLLWVTHGQKPEVRAKVGGVVEMACRLPLPYAGESVPLHVVEWVRQGFDIPVLMKFGVYAPRVHPNYEGRVSLVRNTVLRVKGLLIEDQGLYECRILLLDKTTDETRNGTWTLLSVTAPPIFSKTPPPVMEALVGNPLSLACVAHGNPPPTITWAKDGTLIEGDKVEVLSGTLSLRAVDREAGGQYECLASNAEGNVTHVTKVKVKGPPVIVIPPKDTSLNMTQDAQLQCQALADPPNMTYVWQREGENVYHIEALKSRVKIMVDGTLLITRITPDDSGNYTCMPTNGLLTPPTASANLTVTHPAQALLMPPQTYLPTGLGGLVSCPVRAQPPLLRVDWTKDGQPLDLAMYPGWTLTSEGSVFMATANDDATGVYTCTPYNSYGTMGQSGPTTVILQDPPSLSVCPRKEYRQEVGRMLVIPCQTTGDPAPSITWSKVGPATRSQYAVAANGSLLLLPLSKDHQGEWMCSVTNRVATVKASTLISVLGTSPHAATLVSVTPGAKQANVSWEPGFDGGYTQKFTVWLKQMSVGDSGEKQEWLSVPVPSSSGSSLQVTGLVPATEYQFSVLPHNKVGTGPFSEIATTRTLNPLPRRAKLEPPTSLSANQSLAGIVLQWSPYSQFLPITGFVLQSRTEQGEWFNLDEDIGANRSVMIVPGLRKDCVYELRLLSRRGELLSEPSPSVNVSTMGMDMYPATSRFLEFVPEPLLAGVMGGVGFLCLALILVLGTVCIFSHKRDQRRRKMTDDLPPAIYKSPPSTRSLASSPDSVLKQKLLPSHCHPHYPGSHSSCSSSQSDHSSFGRDSHSEYKDQRQQLLSCPPPPPHYAAHHHHHLPRIGSSPNSPLEFISRGPDGRFIELPYDQVSAPSSNTMRSLRKDFPQSTGVQRSVSLRSEKRVGREPPFVLSVDLPPCGGTDPNPTTRVRAMAKHLSLHGRFYLDEEKDSCAGHPDKSSLYSDSNSDMSPQPSLEESNPGYPSLKRAVQPATASTLVLQMEHEKETGNLSRCLKLAREREELERELRKYTLDSNATLDGKRGGPGSDEVRWREFEECDPIWKPQDNTSPHSHPHHLSHPHHLSHPQVNRGCSSRAKGPSPPSYIIWEASPLTSATSLVPAHQTPSERTAALNCDPPLTQCPSLSPVTQHPFRSERPECHSKRRVSQQLLDRQEGMDTARVKTHTGLCDETNISTELKRGDLESHEWNGKSNQCNVSISHKSKPDVSVNKVPGSWRVELARSQPCEESSLHTSVDLSECVEMTVDEPEDEGSMDPPTNPIRHQRHAHQVNNESPLAEKDHRGPQTMKGHRAHPLAHRKSPVPREEREKWHRRSSRSRSPATIQPPRPALRKAISLGGFQNRNGSNHQRSQSLDSRRQSLGNFLTPDAWVDSLSQENCSSPFSFRPDSVFFEPENSLAPETPTHTEAPLASLPHPPRHLPPRTPDLPAGPHSSSVKHMGVICTSKA; this comes from the exons ATGGGACCAAAAAGAGACTCTTTTCTGGATGTTACCATGGTGACGGCACTGTGCCTTCTGT GGGTCACTCATGGTCAGAAGCCAGAGGTGCGTGCCAAGGTAGGGGGTGTGGTGGAGATGGCGTGTAGACTGCCACTCCCTTACGCGGGTGAGTCTGTGCCCCTGCACGTGGTGGAATGGGTGCGCCAGGGATTCGACATCCCAGTCCTAATGAAGTTTGGAGTGTATGCTCCTCGGGTGCATCCCAACTACGAGG GCCGTGTGTCTCTGGTGAGGAATACTGTCTTAAGGGTGAAGGGGCTCCTCATAGAGGACCAGGGCCTGTACGAGTGTCGTATCCTCCTGCTGGACAAAACCACAGATGAGACCCGCAATGGCACCTGGACCCTGCTGTCTGTCACCG CTCCTCCTATTTTCAGCAAGACCCCTCCCCCTGTCATGGAGGCTCTAGTGGggaatcctctctctctggcctgcgTTGCCCATGGTAACCCACCACCCACCATAACCTGGGCTAAAGATGGTACTCTCATTGAAGGAGATAAGGTTGAG gtTCTGAGTGGAACGCTGTCTCTCAGAGCAGTGGACAGGGAGGCAGGAGGACAGTATGAATGTCTCGCCTCCAATGCGGAGGGCAATGTGACTCATGTGACAAAAGTTAAAGTCAAAG GTCCTCCAGTCATTGTTATCCCCCCGAAGGACACCTCCCTCAACATGACCCAGGATGCCCAGCTGCAGTGCCAGGCTTTGGCTGATCCTCCCAACATGACCTAtgtgtggcagagagagggagagaatgtctACCACATAGA GGCTCTGAAGTCCCGTGTGAAGATCATGGTGGACGGCACCCTGCTCATCACCCGCATTACCCCAGACGATTCTGGGAACTATACCTGCATGCCCACCAACGGACTGTTGACTCCGCCTACTGCATCTGCCAATCTCACTGTGACAC aCCCTGCCCAGGCTCTCCTGATGCCACCACAGACATATCTCCCCACAGGCCTGGGAGGTCTGGTCTCCTGCCCCGTGAGAGCTCAGCCACCCCTGCTCCGCGTCGACTGGACCAAGGATGGACAGCCACTGGATCTGGCCATG TACCCAGGATGGACGTTGACATCTGAAGGCTCGGTGTTCATGGCGACTGCCAATGATGATGCAACAGGCGTATACACGTGTACCCCCTACAACAGCTACGGGACCATGGGCCAATCAGGGCCCACGACAGTCATCCTACAG GACCCCCCGTCACTCAGCGTGTGTCCCCGTAAGGAGTATAGACAGGAGGTTGGGAGAATGCTTGTTATTCCCTGCCAGACCACTGGAGATCCAGCCCCTAGTATAACCTGGAGCAAG GTTGGACCTGCCACACGCTCTCAGTACGCTGTAGCAGCTAACGGCTCCCTGCTGCTGCTTCCTCTCAGTAAAGACCACCAGGGGGAGTGGATGTGCAGCGTTACAAACCGCGTGGCCACTGTCAAAGCCAGCACTCTCATCTCAGTGCTGG gCACCAGTCCCCATGCTGCCACCCTGGTGTCTGTCACTCCAGGGGCGAAGCAGGCCAATGTCTCCTGGGAACCAGGCTTTGATGGGGGATACACCCAGAAATTCACAGTCTG GTTGAAGCAGATGTCTGTTGGTGACAGTGGGGAGAAACAGGAGTGGCTCTCTGTGCCTGTGCCCTCCTCCTCTGGCTCCAGTCTGCAGGTGACTGGGCTGGTCCCTGCCACAGAGTACCAGTTCAGTGTCCTGCCACACAATAAAGTTGGCACTGGGCCTTTCAGCGAAATCGCCACCACCCGAACTCTGA ATCCACTCCCAAGGAGAGCGAAACTAGAGCCACCCACAtcgctgtcagccaatcagagcTTGGCAGGTATAGTCCTGCAGTGGTCCCCCTATTCTCAGTTCCTGCCCATCACTGGATTTGTCCTCCAATCGCGCACTGAGCAAGGGGAGTGGTTCAATCTGGACGAGGACATTGGTGCCAATAGGAGTGTGATGATCGTTCCAGGTCTGCGCAAG GACTGTGTGTACGAGCTGCGGCTGCTGTCCCGGCGAGGGGAGTTGCTGAGCGAGCCCAGTCCATCAGTCAACGTCTCCACCATGG GGATGGATATGTACCCTGCCACTTCCCGCTTCCTGGAGTTTGTTCCCGAGCCGCTATTGGCTGGAGTGATGGGCGGCGTGGGCTTCCTGTGTTTGGCCctcatcctggtcctggggaccgtGTGTATCTTCAGTCACAAGAGAGACCAGCGACGCAGGAAGATGACAGATG ATCTCCCTCCTGCCATCTATAAAAGCCCCCCCTCAAC cAGGTCGCTTGCTAGCAGTCCAGACAGTGTGCTGAAGCAGAAGCTCCTCCCTTCCCACTGCCACCCCCACTATCCCGGTTCccactcctcctgctcctcctcccagtCAGACCACTCCTCCTTTGGCAGAGACAGCCACAGTGAATACAAGGACCAGCGCCAGCAGCTGCTCTCCtgccccccacctcctcctcactATGCcgcccaccaccatcaccacctcccCAGGATAGGCTCTTCCCCCAATTCCCCTCTGGAGTTTATCTCTAGAGGTCCAGACGGTCGCTTCATTGAGCTGCCCTACGACCAGGTCTCCGCCCCCTCCTCCAACACCATGAGATCCCTGAGGAAAGACTTCCCACAATCCACTGGGGTCCAGAGGTCAGTGTCCCTTCGCTCTGAGAAGAGGGTGGGGAGGGAGCCGCCTTTTGTCCTCTCAGTGGACCTACCCCCCTGTggtggaactgaccccaaccccaCGACCAGGGTCCGGGCCATGGCCAAACACCTCTCCCTCCACGGACGCTTCTACCTGGATGAGGAGAAGGACAGTTGTGCTGGACATCCAGACAAGAGTAGTCTCTACTCAGACAGTAACTCAGACATGTCCCCCCAGCCAAGCCTGGAGGAAAGCAATCCAGGATACCCATCCCTAAAGCGGGCTGTCCAGCCAGCCACTGCCAGCACCCTGGTCCTGCAGATGGAGCATGAGAAGGAGACCGGCAACCTGAGCAGGTGTCTGAAGCTGGcccgggagagagaggagctggagagagagctaCGGAAGTACACACTTGATAGTAACGCTACTTTAGACGGCAAGAGAGGGGGACCAGGCAGCGACGAGgtgaggtggagagagtttgaagAGTGCGATCCAATATGGAAACCTCAGGACAACACTTCACCACACAGTCACCCCCATCATCTCAGTCACCCCCATCATCTCAGTCACCCCCAGGTCAACAGGGGGTGCTCAAGCAGGGCCAAAGGCCCTTCACCCCCGTCCTATATTATCTGGGAGGCCAGCCCTCTCACTTCAGCCACCAGCCTTGTCCCAGCACATCAGACCCCCTCTGAGAGGACAGCGGCCCTCAACTGTGACCCTCCACTCACCCagtgtccctctctgtctcctgtcacACAACACCCCTTCAGGTCAGAGAGACCAGAGTGTCACTCTAAGAGGAGGGTGAGCCAACAGCTACTAGACAGGCAGGAAGGGATGGATACTGCTAGGGTCAAGACACacacagggctttgtgatgaaacTAACATATCAACAGAGCTGAAGAGAGGTGACTTGGAGTCACATGAATGGAATGGCAAGAGCAATCAATGTAATGTCAGCATTTCACACAAGTCTAAGCCAGATGTCTCTGTCAACAAAGTGCCTGGTTCATGGAGAGTGGAGTTAGCAAGGTCACAGCCATGTGAAGAGTCATCTCTACACACATCGGTTGATCTCTCAGAATGTGTAGAAATGACTGTGGATGAACCAGAGGATGAAGGCTCGATGGATCCTCCTACAAATCCCATAAGGCACCAGAGACATGCCCATCAGGTAAACAATGAGTCCCCATTGGCTGAGAAAGACCACAGAGGACCACAGACCATGAAAGGCCACAGAGCCCATCCATTGGCCCACAGGAAAAGCCCAGTGCCTAGGGAGGAGCGGGAGAAGTGGCACAGGAGGTCATCTCGGAGCAGAAGCCCAGCTACCATTCAGCCTCCTAGGCCGGCGCTCAGGAAGGCTATCAGTCTCGGAGGCTTTCAGAACAGGAACGGCAGCAACCACCAACGCAGCCAGAGTCTAGACTCCAGGAGACAATCCCTGGGTAACTTCCTGACGCCTGATGCCTGGGTCGACTCTCTCAGCCAGGAGAActgctcctctcccttctccttccgCCCAGACTC